The following proteins are co-located in the Desulfonatronum thiodismutans genome:
- a CDS encoding carbohydrate ABC transporter permease, whose amino-acid sequence MISAKISHYLESFGAWLLALIWAGPLLYAAWAAFHPPAYIANFDLFAPLTLDNFRTAWNTAPFARYFLNSFAYVSMTLAGQFFLCTLAAFAFARFSFPGRDIAFMLVLVQLMIMPDQLIVKNYELMSRLNLVDTTTAISLPYMASAFGTFLLRQTFKQIPRELEEAARVEGAGWLRVLWSVYVPLGKPTYIAYGLVSVSHHWNNFLWPLVITNSVDTRPLTVGLAIFGAPESGVNFAIITAGTLIAVAPLLIAFLLFQRQFVQSFMRSGIK is encoded by the coding sequence ATGATTTCCGCTAAGATTTCCCACTACCTGGAAAGTTTCGGGGCCTGGCTCCTGGCCTTGATCTGGGCCGGACCGCTGCTGTACGCGGCCTGGGCCGCCTTTCATCCTCCGGCGTATATCGCCAATTTCGATCTGTTCGCCCCGCTTACCCTGGACAACTTTCGCACGGCCTGGAACACCGCTCCCTTTGCCCGCTACTTCCTGAATTCCTTCGCCTACGTGAGCATGACCCTGGCCGGGCAGTTCTTCTTGTGTACCCTGGCTGCCTTCGCTTTTGCCCGTTTTTCGTTTCCCGGAAGGGACATCGCCTTCATGCTCGTTCTGGTGCAGTTGATGATCATGCCCGACCAGTTGATCGTGAAGAATTACGAACTAATGAGCCGCCTGAATCTGGTGGACACCACCACGGCCATTTCCCTGCCCTACATGGCCTCGGCCTTCGGCACCTTCCTGCTGCGCCAAACCTTCAAGCAGATCCCCAGGGAACTGGAGGAGGCGGCCCGGGTGGAGGGCGCGGGCTGGCTGCGGGTGCTCTGGAGCGTCTACGTCCCCCTGGGCAAGCCCACCTACATCGCCTACGGCCTGGTTTCGGTGAGCCACCACTGGAACAATTTTCTCTGGCCCCTGGTGATCACCAATTCCGTGGACACCAGACCCCTGACCGTGGGATTGGCCATTTTCGGGGCGCCCGAATCCGGAGTCAATTTCGCCATCATCACGGCGGGAACATTGATCGCCGTTGCACCGCTGCTCATCGCCTTCCTGCTGTTCCAGCGCCAGTTCGTGCAGAGCTTCATGCGCTCGGGCATCAAGTGA
- a CDS encoding molybdopterin-dependent oxidoreductase: MTMKTIIPTTCTRDCPSTCGLLATVENGRLVRLSGNPDHPLTRGAACGKTARYVRRVYSPERVTAPMIRRGGRWEIVTWDAALDLVAERIKTVIAESGPEAILYYQGYGERTALKLLNRYFFSLLGGVTTPRGSLCGGTGQAAQNLSVGDRVSHDPLDHANSRSMILWGRNPVSTNAGLVPIIRDLRRRGGPILLVDPARTRSAALADHHIAVRPGRDVFLALAAAKLILAAGAEDKPFLERHAEGVRGFLDLVERLSLDQLCNRAGVSEDQVRLIADTLITARPTSILLGWGLHRHAQAHQSIQAIDALGALSGNLGIPGGGVSQGFEEYGPYDQRYWGDELHPPRRTLLMPRIGEEILNATNPKIRMIFVTAANPVCMAPNTDKVSRAFRQTEFVVYSGHFLDDTADHAHVFLPATTFLEEQDVMASYGHNYVGAVNRVIEPVGECRSEFWMFQELARRFPFASEYRRGLEEWLENVCAPLREQGRDQGGDLQALRSRPFRVNAPMVPYADRSFPTPSGKFRFLERLDEAEPSPETPDFPYTLLTVAPHDAICSERTLADHEPLPAVVLSSRQAAGLGLEQGRLVKVFSPHGAVKARLGVDPELREDILVAERGGWVKGEHGLNRLTRDMASRVGDGCPYYETRVAVAPWPAEDVQDVPILVIEHSPQAPGGNFVKALLRQGARVTTLRPSDGDALSNWPQGPENYAGLVVLGGPQHAFDDASSPHFPRLMDLMRAFDAAHRPVAGICLGAQLLARAHGGTTYTLSGLEFGFVQHHPTPAAGGDPVIGAALPLPPLMEFHEDSFTLPPGATLLVRGEACPNQCFRVGRTSYGFQFHLEADSTILADWLTLFRRGAIPAYRAYQDQFLDGFYTDLTRRLPLLLADATAFCDKAALAWLRLCGRRCGGLGKG, translated from the coding sequence ATGACCATGAAAACAATCATCCCAACGACCTGCACCCGAGACTGCCCCAGCACCTGCGGGCTTTTGGCAACAGTGGAGAACGGACGCCTGGTCCGGTTGAGCGGGAACCCCGACCATCCGCTGACCAGGGGGGCGGCCTGCGGGAAGACGGCGCGGTACGTGCGGCGGGTCTACAGTCCGGAACGGGTCACGGCCCCGATGATCCGACGCGGCGGGCGCTGGGAGATCGTGACCTGGGATGCGGCCCTGGACCTTGTAGCCGAGCGGATCAAGACGGTGATCGCCGAATCCGGTCCCGAAGCCATCCTTTACTACCAGGGATACGGGGAGCGTACGGCTCTGAAGCTGCTCAACCGCTATTTCTTCAGCCTGCTGGGCGGCGTGACCACCCCGCGCGGCTCTCTCTGCGGCGGGACGGGTCAGGCGGCCCAGAATCTCAGTGTCGGCGACCGGGTCTCTCATGACCCGCTGGATCACGCCAACAGCCGGTCCATGATTCTCTGGGGCCGCAATCCGGTTTCCACCAACGCCGGTCTGGTTCCGATCATCCGGGATCTGCGCCGACGCGGCGGGCCGATTTTGCTGGTCGACCCGGCCCGGACCCGTTCCGCGGCCCTGGCGGATCACCATATCGCGGTGCGCCCAGGCCGCGACGTCTTCCTGGCTTTGGCCGCGGCCAAGCTGATCCTGGCCGCCGGGGCCGAGGACAAACCATTCCTGGAACGGCACGCCGAGGGAGTGCGGGGTTTTCTGGATTTGGTGGAGAGGCTCAGCCTGGATCAGCTCTGCAACCGGGCCGGGGTCTCCGAGGATCAGGTTCGGCTGATCGCCGACACCCTGATCACCGCCAGGCCCACGTCCATTCTTCTCGGCTGGGGGCTGCACCGGCATGCCCAGGCCCATCAATCCATCCAGGCCATCGACGCCCTGGGAGCGCTCAGCGGCAATCTGGGCATCCCTGGAGGCGGCGTCAGTCAGGGCTTTGAAGAGTACGGACCCTATGACCAGCGTTACTGGGGAGACGAACTGCATCCACCCAGGCGCACCCTGCTCATGCCTCGGATCGGGGAGGAGATTTTGAACGCGACCAACCCGAAAATCCGGATGATCTTCGTCACCGCGGCCAACCCGGTATGCATGGCCCCCAATACCGACAAGGTCAGCCGGGCCTTTCGGCAAACGGAATTCGTGGTCTACAGCGGTCATTTTCTGGACGACACCGCGGACCATGCCCATGTCTTTCTTCCCGCGACCACGTTTCTGGAAGAACAGGACGTCATGGCCAGCTACGGCCACAATTACGTCGGCGCGGTGAACAGGGTCATCGAGCCGGTGGGCGAGTGCCGGTCGGAATTCTGGATGTTTCAGGAACTGGCGCGACGGTTTCCCTTTGCTTCGGAATATCGCCGAGGGCTGGAAGAGTGGCTGGAAAACGTCTGCGCGCCTCTTAGAGAACAGGGCCGGGATCAGGGCGGGGACTTGCAGGCGCTGCGAAGTCGTCCCTTTCGGGTCAACGCGCCCATGGTTCCCTACGCGGACCGTAGCTTTCCTACTCCTTCGGGAAAGTTTCGCTTCCTGGAGCGCCTGGATGAGGCCGAGCCGTCTCCGGAGACTCCGGATTTCCCCTACACCCTGCTCACCGTCGCCCCCCATGACGCCATTTGCTCGGAACGGACCCTCGCGGACCATGAACCGCTGCCCGCGGTCGTTCTGTCCTCGCGCCAGGCCGCCGGGCTGGGGCTTGAGCAAGGTCGGCTGGTCAAGGTCTTCAGTCCGCATGGAGCGGTCAAGGCCCGCCTCGGCGTCGACCCCGAGCTGCGCGAGGACATCCTCGTGGCCGAAAGGGGCGGGTGGGTCAAAGGGGAACACGGTCTGAACCGGTTGACCCGGGACATGGCCAGCCGGGTCGGCGACGGCTGCCCCTATTACGAGACCCGGGTGGCCGTGGCCCCTTGGCCCGCAGAGGACGTTCAGGACGTTCCCATCCTCGTGATCGAGCACAGTCCGCAAGCGCCGGGAGGCAACTTCGTCAAGGCCCTTCTCCGCCAAGGCGCGCGAGTAACCACCCTGAGGCCCTCGGACGGCGACGCCCTGTCGAACTGGCCCCAAGGACCGGAGAACTACGCCGGGCTCGTGGTCCTGGGCGGACCGCAACACGCCTTTGACGACGCCTCGTCCCCGCACTTTCCCCGGCTCATGGACCTGATGCGCGCCTTTGACGCGGCACACCGCCCCGTGGCCGGCATCTGCCTGGGAGCGCAACTGCTGGCCCGGGCCCACGGCGGAACCACCTACACCCTTTCCGGGCTGGAGTTCGGGTTCGTTCAGCACCACCCAACCCCGGCGGCCGGGGGCGACCCCGTCATCGGCGCGGCCCTGCCCTTGCCCCCCCTGATGGAATTCCACGAGGACTCGTTCACCCTGCCCCCCGGCGCGACCCTGCTTGTCCGAGGGGAGGCCTGTCCCAACCAGTGCTTCCGGGTCGGCCGCACCTCGTACGGCTTCCAATTCCACCTGGAGGCGGATTCAACGATTCTCGCCGACTGGCTGACGTTGTTTCGCCGGGGAGCCATTCCCGCCTACCGCGCCTACCAGGACCAGTTCCTCGATGGGTTCTACACGGACCTGACCAGACGCCTCCCCCTGCTCCTCGCCGACGCGACGGCCTTTTGCGACAAAGCCGCCCTGGCGTGGCTCCGGCTTTGCGGCCGAAGGTGCGGAGGCTTGGGGAAAGGATAG